The following are encoded together in the Janthinobacterium sp. Marseille genome:
- a CDS encoding helix-turn-helix transcriptional regulator — protein MVTLLGSIDYNADRLFQPAVALRIDTEGSESESPIHMHRKGQLVVALHGGVTCEVPGGLWMVPPQCGVWIPGGMPHSNRATANARLCFLFVEPGAASLPGECATLALTPLIREMILHLADLPQHYPPDGHTAKLVEVLLSELVMMPTEQLHLPVSDHARLRQIASALTQHPDDRSTVAEWGERFAMSERTLARLVLNETGMTFGRWRRQLHLIIALQRLASGASVQRVSEDLGYDSVSAFITMFKKALGKSPARYFSDK, from the coding sequence ATGGTCACTCTGCTGGGTTCGATTGATTACAACGCCGACCGGCTTTTTCAGCCGGCCGTTGCCTTGCGTATCGATACCGAGGGATCGGAAAGCGAGTCACCTATCCATATGCACCGCAAGGGGCAATTGGTAGTGGCCTTGCATGGCGGTGTGACTTGCGAAGTGCCGGGTGGTTTGTGGATGGTGCCGCCGCAATGCGGGGTCTGGATTCCGGGTGGCATGCCGCATAGCAATCGGGCGACCGCCAATGCGCGCCTGTGTTTCCTGTTTGTGGAGCCGGGTGCCGCCAGTCTGCCCGGCGAATGTGCGACGCTGGCGCTGACGCCCTTGATCCGCGAGATGATTTTGCACCTCGCGGATTTGCCGCAGCACTATCCACCGGATGGGCATACAGCAAAGCTGGTTGAAGTATTGCTGAGTGAGTTGGTGATGATGCCGACCGAACAATTGCATTTGCCGGTATCCGACCATGCGCGCCTGCGCCAGATTGCCAGCGCGTTGACCCAGCATCCGGATGACCGCAGCACGGTTGCAGAGTGGGGCGAGCGCTTCGCGATGAGTGAACGTACCCTGGCGCGGCTGGTACTGAATGAAACCGGCATGACCTTCGGCCGCTGGCGGCGCCAGTTACACCTGATAATCGCCTTGCAACGCCTGGCTTCCGGTGCATCGGTGCAAAGGGTATCGGAAGACCTCGGCTATGACTCGGTCAGCGCATTCATTACGATGTTCAAGAAAGCCCTGGGCAAATCACCGGCACGCTATTTTTCTGACAAATAA
- a CDS encoding class I SAM-dependent methyltransferase, with protein MHKDLHEANRLSWNAATRAHNSHKGDQALFFRNGGSTLFPEEQGLLGEVQGLKVLHLQCNSGQDSLSIARLGAELTGVDISDEAITFARKLATDSGIAAHFERADVFDYLGSAAVADRSFDMVFSSYGTICWLSDLIAWAQGIARVLKPGGRFVFVEFHPYAMVFDEQWRMHYDYFNSAPLAQDGVSDYVAESGDGLALGEYQAGEQEFANPHPSHEFTWGLGQVITALSQAGLAIERLDEYPYANGWKGFDDMQDSGGRRMVPPAGMPRIPLMYSIVARKQ; from the coding sequence ATGCATAAAGATTTACACGAAGCCAACCGGCTGTCCTGGAACGCGGCGACACGTGCGCACAACAGCCACAAGGGTGACCAGGCCCTGTTCTTTCGCAATGGCGGTTCCACGTTGTTCCCGGAAGAGCAGGGTTTGCTGGGTGAGGTGCAGGGTCTCAAGGTTTTGCACCTGCAATGTAATTCCGGCCAAGATAGCTTGAGTATCGCCCGCCTGGGTGCAGAGCTTACAGGTGTTGATATTTCCGATGAAGCCATTACCTTTGCCCGCAAGCTGGCGACTGATTCCGGCATAGCCGCGCACTTCGAGCGCGCAGATGTATTTGATTACCTGGGCAGTGCCGCAGTGGCGGACCGGAGTTTTGACATGGTCTTTAGTTCCTATGGCACTATTTGCTGGCTTTCCGATTTGATTGCTTGGGCGCAAGGCATTGCACGTGTACTCAAGCCGGGCGGACGCTTTGTGTTTGTCGAGTTCCATCCGTATGCAATGGTTTTCGATGAACAGTGGCGCATGCACTACGATTATTTCAATAGCGCTCCGCTGGCGCAGGATGGAGTCAGTGATTATGTCGCCGAATCCGGTGATGGCCTGGCGCTGGGCGAGTATCAGGCAGGTGAGCAGGAATTTGCCAATCCGCATCCCAGTCACGAATTCACCTGGGGTTTGGGGCAGGTGATTACCGCGCTGAGCCAGGCTGGTTTGGCGATCGAACGGCTGGATGAATATCCTTACGCCAATGGCTGGAAAGGTTTCGACGATATGCAGGATAGCGGCGGCCGACGCATGGTGCCACCTGCCGGTATGCCGCGTATTCCATTGATGTATTCCATCGTCGCGCGCAAGCAATAA
- a CDS encoding TetR/AcrR family transcriptional regulator encodes MSAIAPEPARIAPTQKGEARRQRLLETAADAFLEFGYADVSMQVIVRNAGGSASTAYQLFGNKEGLLIAVLERELEQLRQQVFPATVFELPVAEALEVIAQRLVAHAVQQRSVRFYRLIMAECHRLEKMQDYLRQQIALQIYAPLERCLRTACARGELQIDDPEQAARMLGNLINGISQEARIEGGYADGPLERDRVSCSYSIRMFLRAFRSR; translated from the coding sequence ATGTCCGCCATCGCCCCCGAACCGGCCCGTATTGCGCCTACCCAGAAGGGTGAGGCGCGACGCCAGCGCTTGCTGGAAACGGCGGCGGACGCCTTTCTCGAATTCGGTTATGCCGATGTGTCGATGCAAGTCATCGTGCGCAATGCGGGCGGTTCCGCCTCGACGGCTTATCAATTGTTTGGTAATAAAGAGGGATTGCTGATCGCGGTGCTGGAGCGCGAACTGGAACAATTGCGCCAGCAGGTATTCCCCGCGACGGTATTTGAGCTACCGGTGGCCGAGGCGCTGGAAGTAATCGCACAGCGCCTGGTGGCGCATGCGGTGCAGCAGCGTTCGGTACGTTTTTATCGCCTGATTATGGCGGAATGCCATCGCCTGGAAAAAATGCAGGATTATCTGCGCCAGCAAATAGCGCTCCAGATTTATGCTCCGCTGGAACGCTGTTTGCGTACTGCATGTGCTCGCGGTGAATTGCAGATCGATGATCCGGAGCAGGCGGCCCGCATGCTGGGCAACCTGATCAATGGCATTTCACAGGAAGCACGAATAGAAGGTGGTTATGCGGACGGTCCGCTGGAGCGGGATCGTGTCTCTTGCAGTTACAGCATACGTATGTTTTTACGGGCATTCAGGTCCAGATGA
- a CDS encoding paraquat-inducible protein A encodes MKEVHDVIVCEGCDAVYARVPLRAREVARCPCCGTELERDTGGQQQRILPLTVASLIMFLIANLFPIVEIELRGLRSQTTLTGAVMALAGEGMSLVAMLVLATTLLFPLLQLLILLWLLLPLQQQHRATGFAWLVRIMQSLRPWGMIEVFLLGVLVAIIKLSSMATVLPGPALWAFMALTVLLTVVVSFDPRGFWDMVEGIEEDKRVAGERR; translated from the coding sequence ATGAAAGAAGTCCACGACGTCATTGTGTGTGAAGGTTGCGACGCGGTGTATGCGCGGGTGCCGCTGCGCGCGCGTGAAGTCGCACGCTGTCCGTGCTGCGGTACCGAACTCGAGCGCGATACCGGCGGCCAGCAGCAACGCATCCTGCCGCTGACGGTCGCCAGCCTGATCATGTTCCTGATTGCGAACCTGTTTCCGATTGTGGAAATCGAACTGCGCGGCTTGCGTAGCCAGACTACGTTGACCGGTGCGGTGATGGCGCTGGCAGGCGAGGGCATGTCACTGGTGGCGATGCTGGTGCTGGCGACGACCTTGTTGTTTCCCTTGTTGCAGTTGCTGATCCTGCTGTGGTTGCTGCTGCCTTTGCAGCAGCAACATCGCGCCACCGGCTTTGCGTGGCTGGTGCGTATTATGCAGTCACTGCGGCCGTGGGGCATGATCGAAGTCTTCCTGCTTGGTGTACTGGTCGCGATCATCAAGTTATCCAGCATGGCAACGGTGTTGCCCGGACCCGCATTGTGGGCATTCATGGCCTTGACCGTATTGCTGACGGTGGTGGTGTCTTTCGATCCGCGCGGTTTCTGGGATATGGTCGAAGGCATAGAGGAAGATAAGCGCGTCGCGGGAGAGCGGCGATGA
- a CDS encoding paraquat-inducible protein A translates to MGLIACHHCDTVWEEAEEGAACGRCGAKLRTRKADSLNRTWALLIAACMMYLPANLLPVMITKTLFGSQNDTILSGVIYFWVSGAYGLAAIIFVASFLVPLFKLAALFILVVMAQRRSNWRRGERAKLYHVIELIGRWSMLDVFVVALLAGLVRIQGFAEITAGLGIAAFGSVVVLTMLASLSFDPKLTWDGDDETQEHLNEAGSTMKANHDKH, encoded by the coding sequence ATGGGCCTGATTGCCTGCCACCATTGCGATACGGTATGGGAAGAGGCGGAAGAAGGCGCTGCGTGCGGACGCTGTGGTGCCAAATTACGCACGCGCAAGGCCGATAGCCTGAACCGCACCTGGGCTTTGCTGATTGCCGCCTGCATGATGTATTTGCCGGCCAATCTCTTGCCGGTGATGATTACCAAAACTTTATTCGGTTCGCAAAACGATACGATCCTGAGCGGCGTGATTTACTTCTGGGTCAGTGGTGCGTACGGCCTGGCGGCGATTATCTTTGTCGCCAGCTTCCTGGTGCCGCTGTTCAAGCTGGCGGCCTTGTTCATATTGGTCGTGATGGCGCAACGCCGCAGCAACTGGCGGCGGGGTGAACGTGCGAAGCTTTACCATGTGATCGAATTGATTGGACGCTGGTCCATGCTGGATGTATTTGTCGTCGCGCTGCTGGCGGGCCTGGTGCGTATCCAGGGATTTGCTGAAATCACTGCGGGCCTGGGAATTGCCGCCTTCGGTTCAGTCGTGGTGCTGACCATGCTGGCTTCGTTGAGCTTTGATCCGAAGCTGACCTGGGATGGCGATGACGAAACACAAGAACATTTGAATGAAGCCGGATCGACTATGAAAGCAAATCATGACAAACACTGA
- a CDS encoding MlaD family protein: MTNTEERTPLPSPRVARRRDWMPSLVWFIPIIAALVGITLVAHILMQRGPEIVLTFKTAEGLEAGKTAVKYKDVQIGIVEGLRLSRDRSHVRVSVQLNKDAEAFTAKDTRYWVVRPRLDTSGISGLGTLLSGAYIGVDAGTSEETVEEFAGLEVPPIVTRDASGRQFLLRANDIGSLDVGSPVYFRRVKVGQVAAYELDGDGKGVTLRVFVNAPYEKFVEANTRFWHASGLDMQVNASGLTLRTQSLATILLGGIAFGTPDLGTPSASPAALENTAFALAEDEAAAMKQKDGSSETILLFFNQSLRGLSPGAPVDFRGVVIGEVKSIGVEFDRDEREFRMPVLVQIYPDRLRRQSTDESKESRYTQKQRLQFLINKGLRAQLRPGNLLTGQVYVALDFFPKLPPLKVDLNKQPFELPTVPNSLDELQAQIKDIATKLNKVPFDEIGKDLRTALATLNKTLISAEELTRTLNNDVSPEITAAMKDARKTINSAEQTLSQDSPLQQDMREAMREITRAAGSVRVLTDYLERHPESLLRGKPEEKK; the protein is encoded by the coding sequence ATGACAAACACTGAAGAACGAACACCACTTCCGTCGCCGCGGGTCGCGCGCCGTCGTGACTGGATGCCTTCGCTGGTTTGGTTCATCCCGATCATTGCCGCGCTGGTCGGCATTACGCTGGTCGCGCATATCCTGATGCAACGCGGACCGGAGATTGTGCTGACCTTCAAGACAGCGGAAGGACTGGAAGCCGGCAAGACGGCAGTGAAGTACAAGGATGTGCAGATCGGCATTGTCGAGGGTTTGCGCCTGTCACGTGATCGTTCGCATGTGCGCGTGTCGGTCCAGCTGAACAAGGATGCCGAAGCTTTTACCGCTAAAGATACCCGTTACTGGGTCGTGCGTCCGCGCCTCGATACCTCCGGCATTTCCGGCCTCGGGACTTTGCTGTCAGGTGCTTACATCGGAGTGGATGCAGGAACTTCGGAGGAGACGGTTGAAGAGTTTGCCGGACTTGAAGTGCCACCTATCGTCACGCGTGATGCATCGGGGCGGCAATTCCTCTTGCGCGCCAATGATATCGGTTCGCTTGATGTCGGCTCGCCAGTCTATTTCCGTCGTGTGAAGGTCGGGCAAGTGGCCGCCTATGAGCTGGATGGTGATGGCAAGGGTGTAACCCTGCGCGTTTTTGTCAATGCACCTTACGAAAAATTCGTCGAAGCCAATACGCGCTTCTGGCATGCCAGTGGCCTCGATATGCAGGTAAATGCGAGCGGGCTGACATTGCGCACGCAATCGCTGGCAACCATCCTGCTTGGCGGCATCGCCTTCGGTACGCCTGACCTTGGCACGCCATCCGCATCACCGGCGGCGCTGGAAAATACCGCCTTCGCACTGGCGGAAGATGAAGCGGCGGCGATGAAGCAAAAAGACGGTTCTTCGGAAACCATATTGCTGTTCTTTAACCAATCCTTGCGCGGTTTGTCGCCTGGTGCCCCGGTTGATTTCCGCGGCGTGGTGATCGGCGAAGTGAAATCGATAGGCGTGGAATTCGACCGCGATGAACGTGAATTCCGCATGCCGGTCCTGGTACAAATTTATCCGGACCGCCTGCGTCGCCAGTCTACGGATGAAAGCAAGGAATCCAGATATACGCAAAAGCAACGCCTGCAATTCCTGATCAACAAGGGTTTGCGTGCGCAACTGCGTCCGGGTAATTTGCTGACCGGGCAAGTTTATGTGGCGCTGGATTTCTTCCCGAAACTGCCGCCGCTCAAGGTCGACCTGAACAAGCAGCCGTTTGAATTGCCAACCGTGCCGAACAGCCTCGATGAGTTGCAGGCACAAATCAAGGACATCGCCACCAAGCTCAACAAGGTGCCGTTTGACGAGATAGGCAAGGATTTGCGCACCGCACTGGCGACGCTGAACAAGACATTGATCAGCGCGGAAGAATTGACGCGTACCTTGAACAATGACGTCTCGCCGGAAATCACGGCAGCGATGAAGGATGCGCGCAAGACTATCAATAGCGCCGAACAAACCTTGTCGCAAGACTCACCGCTGCAGCAGGACATGCGCGAAGCAATGCGTGAGATCACACGTGCGGCGGGCTCGGTACGAGTATTAACCGATTATCTGGAACGTCATCCTGAATCCTTGTTGCGCGGTAAACCGGAGGAAAAGAAATGA
- a CDS encoding ABC-type transport auxiliary lipoprotein family protein, translating to MKQLLNSAKTTGVLRSRLLTGVCVLGTVVLLAACANTSNARYYTLTGPTASALTPPASATPLFIELAPVAVPERLARPQMVLSKPAGQSAELELLEQYRWTSSFENEMRDALSAGITNRLGAVDVSKSGRSQGQAVWRIAVQLRQFDAIENTRVDAAFSWTARRSDTGSNAVCQWAGSEAVGSGMDALAQGAQRITDRAAQMIAQHLATLATNPAAPCPR from the coding sequence ATGAAGCAATTGCTGAATAGTGCCAAAACGACCGGAGTGCTGCGTTCACGTTTGTTGACGGGTGTATGCGTGCTGGGCACCGTAGTCTTGCTGGCTGCATGTGCGAATACAAGTAATGCGCGCTATTACACCCTGACCGGGCCGACTGCCAGTGCGCTTACGCCGCCGGCATCGGCGACACCGCTCTTCATTGAGCTGGCGCCGGTTGCCGTACCGGAACGCCTGGCGCGGCCGCAGATGGTGTTGAGCAAGCCGGCCGGGCAGAGCGCCGAGCTGGAATTGCTCGAACAGTATCGCTGGACTTCATCGTTTGAAAATGAAATGCGCGATGCCTTGTCGGCCGGGATTACGAATCGGCTTGGCGCCGTTGACGTCAGCAAGAGCGGACGTTCGCAAGGGCAGGCGGTCTGGCGTATAGCGGTGCAGTTGCGTCAGTTCGATGCGATAGAAAATACAAGGGTGGATGCCGCTTTCAGCTGGACTGCACGCCGTAGCGATACCGGCAGCAATGCGGTTTGCCAGTGGGCGGGTAGTGAAGCGGTCGGCAGCGGTATGGATGCATTGGCACAGGGTGCGCAACGCATTACGGATCGCGCGGCGCAAATGATCGCGCAACATCTGGCGACGCTGGCTACCAATCCTGCCGCTCCCTGTCCGCGTTGA
- a CDS encoding LysR family transcriptional regulator — translation MKTDITSELEFFVLIARLGNLSAAARALDITPPAATKRLAQLESRLGVRLVNRTTRSISLTSEGEIYLGYAARILAEVKEMEDAVSSGGGAPRGLLRVNATLGFGRTAIAPLVSEFVRRYPQVEVQFEVSDKPIDLVENGFDLAIRFGTLPDTRLNARKLMSNRRFLCASPIYLERHGTPQTLADLSRHRCITHRQNDEAAATWRFTRDGRNEVIKVESALSSNDGDIVLGWALDAHGILIRSEWDLAKYVKSGRLKIVLPDYVLPSADLFVYYPNRRNQSTRARAFIDFLIEHIDMLAALPLPD, via the coding sequence GTGAAAACTGACATCACATCCGAACTGGAATTCTTTGTCCTGATCGCCCGCCTCGGCAATCTGTCAGCGGCGGCACGTGCACTGGATATCACGCCGCCGGCCGCCACCAAGCGCCTGGCGCAACTGGAATCCCGGCTCGGCGTCAGGCTGGTCAATCGCACCACACGCAGCATCAGCCTCACCAGCGAAGGTGAAATCTACCTCGGCTATGCGGCGAGGATATTGGCTGAAGTCAAAGAGATGGAAGACGCGGTCTCCTCCGGTGGCGGCGCACCGCGTGGCTTGTTGCGGGTAAACGCAACGCTGGGTTTCGGCCGTACCGCGATCGCGCCGCTGGTATCCGAATTCGTGCGGCGTTATCCGCAAGTCGAAGTGCAGTTTGAAGTCAGCGACAAGCCGATAGACCTGGTTGAAAACGGTTTTGACCTGGCGATACGCTTCGGCACGCTGCCGGATACCCGCCTGAATGCGCGCAAGCTGATGTCCAACCGCCGCTTCCTATGCGCGTCGCCCATTTACCTGGAACGCCATGGCACGCCGCAAACGCTGGCCGATTTAAGCCGGCATCGCTGCATCACGCATAGGCAGAACGATGAAGCGGCTGCGACCTGGCGCTTCACGCGCGATGGTCGTAATGAAGTCATCAAAGTGGAGAGTGCACTGTCGAGCAATGATGGCGACATCGTGCTCGGCTGGGCGCTGGATGCGCATGGCATCCTGATCCGTTCGGAATGGGACCTCGCCAAATATGTGAAAAGCGGACGCCTGAAAATCGTGTTGCCGGATTACGTCTTGCCGTCAGCAGACCTGTTCGTCTATTACCCGAACCGGCGTAACCAAAGCACTCGCGCCCGCGCCTTCATCGATTTCCTGATTGAGCATATCGATATGCTGGCAGCGCTGCCGCTGCCGGATTAA
- a CDS encoding mandelate racemase/muconate lactonizing enzyme family protein, producing MKIVEIREKTLPISSPIRNAYIDFSKMTLSLVAVVTDVIRDGKPVIGYGFNSNGRYGQGMLMRERFIPRLMEADPASLINDAGDNLDPHKIWNTMFTNEKPGGHGERSVAIGTIDMAVWDAVAKIEGKPLFQLLADRYGNGQADRKIFVYAAGGYYYPGQDHGKLKDEMRSYIDRGYTVVKKKIGGASLDEDLRRIDSILSVLGDGQKLAVDANGRFDLDTAVKYAKALSQYDLFWYEEAGDPLDFELQATLRSYYDKPMATGENLFSMQDARNLIRYGGMRPDRDWLQFDCALSYGLVEYLRTLDMLHEHGWSRKRCIPHGGHQMSLNIAAGLGLGGNESYPDLFQPYGGFPDGVKVQNGYITLPDLPGIGFEGKADLYSEMQKLTA from the coding sequence ATGAAGATTGTTGAAATTCGCGAAAAGACCCTGCCGATCAGCTCGCCCATCCGTAATGCCTACATCGATTTCAGCAAGATGACGCTGAGCCTGGTGGCGGTGGTGACAGATGTCATACGCGATGGCAAACCGGTGATTGGTTACGGTTTTAACTCGAATGGTCGCTATGGACAGGGCATGCTGATGCGCGAGCGTTTCATCCCGCGCCTGATGGAAGCCGATCCGGCGTCGCTCATCAATGATGCCGGTGACAATCTCGATCCGCACAAGATCTGGAACACCATGTTCACGAATGAAAAGCCGGGCGGCCATGGCGAACGTTCGGTCGCGATCGGCACTATCGATATGGCGGTGTGGGATGCGGTCGCCAAAATCGAAGGTAAGCCGCTGTTCCAGTTGCTGGCCGACCGTTATGGCAATGGCCAGGCGGATCGCAAGATTTTCGTCTATGCCGCCGGTGGCTACTATTACCCGGGGCAGGATCACGGCAAGCTCAAGGATGAGATGCGTAGCTATATCGACCGCGGTTATACGGTGGTGAAGAAAAAAATCGGTGGCGCGTCGCTGGATGAAGATTTGCGTCGTATCGATTCCATCCTGAGCGTGCTTGGCGATGGACAGAAGCTGGCAGTCGATGCAAATGGCCGCTTTGATCTTGATACCGCAGTGAAGTATGCGAAGGCTTTGTCGCAATACGATTTGTTTTGGTACGAGGAAGCCGGTGATCCACTCGACTTTGAATTGCAGGCAACCCTGCGCAGCTATTACGACAAGCCGATGGCAACAGGTGAAAACCTGTTCTCGATGCAGGATGCACGCAACCTGATCCGTTACGGCGGCATGCGTCCGGATCGTGACTGGCTGCAGTTCGACTGCGCGCTCAGCTATGGTTTGGTGGAATACCTGCGTACGCTGGACATGCTGCATGAACACGGCTGGTCGCGTAAGCGCTGCATCCCGCATGGCGGCCACCAGATGTCGCTGAATATTGCAGCAGGCCTTGGCCTGGGTGGTAATGAATCCTATCCGGATTTATTCCAGCCTTACGGCGGTTTCCCGGATGGCGTGAAAGTGCAGAATGGTTACATCACCTTGCCGGACTTGCCGGGCATAGGCTTTGAAGGCAAGGCCGACCTGTATAGCGAAATGCAAAAACTGACAGCGTAA
- a CDS encoding response regulator, translated as MSDLQKIQILLAEDTQSDAEATLLALKEVGLASNVVWVKDGQEVLDYVFCTGPFIGRVGGVPTLIMLDLKMPKVNGLDVLKILKTTEKTRFIPIIMLTSSAEEPDITYCYEYGVNNYIVKPVLPVKFAEEVSRAGFYWNLLNRSPAMA; from the coding sequence ATGAGTGATTTGCAAAAAATACAAATTCTCCTGGCTGAAGATACGCAGAGCGATGCGGAAGCGACCTTGCTCGCACTGAAAGAAGTTGGCTTGGCCTCGAATGTGGTCTGGGTCAAGGATGGGCAGGAAGTGCTGGACTATGTTTTTTGTACCGGACCGTTTATCGGTCGCGTGGGCGGCGTCCCGACCCTGATCATGCTCGATTTGAAAATGCCCAAGGTCAACGGCCTGGATGTGCTGAAGATATTGAAAACCACCGAAAAGACCAGGTTCATTCCTATCATCATGCTGACCTCCAGCGCAGAAGAACCCGATATCACTTACTGTTATGAATACGGTGTGAACAACTATATTGTCAAACCGGTGTTGCCGGTGAAGTTCGCGGAAGAAGTTTCGCGTGCGGGCTTTTACTGGAATCTCTTGAACAGAAGTCCCGCGATGGCATAA
- a CDS encoding alpha/beta hydrolase: MDFYFTQSKQRLLRYAAVGLAAFLLSACATSTGERYQLITQEGRAAGFSPVSFGSAPPLTGLLRMQAQRQQAPAYLWVVIEGDGRAWLNMREPSMDPTPVDAVGWRLAKDISQKTVLYLARPCQYVSSDELDACSVADWTDGRFAEKWVQRLNSAVDQAKRMTQARQIVLAGYSGGGVMAALIAARRDDVALLMTVASPLDHAAWTSYHKVTPLHASLSVVAVQQKLSRLPQLHVVGADDKIVPPFLLQDFLRGYPTDTPAELVTLPGIDHRMRTPLDLSRIRSSRALLPSIDGRDTYP, encoded by the coding sequence ATGGATTTTTATTTCACTCAATCAAAACAGCGCTTGTTGCGTTACGCTGCCGTGGGCCTGGCAGCGTTTTTATTATCTGCCTGCGCCACATCGACTGGCGAGCGTTATCAACTGATAACGCAGGAGGGGCGGGCAGCAGGGTTTTCACCGGTAAGTTTTGGCAGTGCGCCGCCGCTGACCGGCTTGCTGCGCATGCAGGCACAGCGGCAGCAGGCACCGGCGTATCTATGGGTAGTCATAGAAGGCGATGGGCGCGCGTGGCTGAATATGCGCGAGCCATCGATGGATCCGACACCGGTGGATGCAGTCGGCTGGCGACTCGCAAAAGATATCTCGCAAAAAACAGTGTTGTATCTGGCACGTCCCTGCCAGTATGTATCCAGCGATGAGTTGGATGCTTGCTCGGTGGCCGACTGGACCGATGGCCGCTTTGCAGAAAAATGGGTGCAGCGTTTGAATAGCGCAGTAGACCAGGCCAAACGCATGACGCAGGCGCGGCAGATTGTGCTGGCCGGTTATTCGGGTGGCGGGGTGATGGCTGCCCTGATCGCGGCACGCCGGGATGATGTTGCCTTGCTGATGACGGTCGCTTCACCGCTCGATCATGCGGCATGGACCTCATATCACAAGGTCACGCCTTTACATGCTTCGCTGAGCGTGGTGGCGGTACAGCAGAAATTGTCGCGCTTGCCGCAACTGCATGTGGTGGGAGCGGACGACAAGATTGTGCCGCCCTTCCTGTTGCAGGATTTCCTGCGTGGCTATCCGACAGATACCCCGGCAGAGCTTGTGACCCTGCCGGGTATCGATCATCGGATGCGTACGCCTCTCGATTTAAGCCGGATCAGAAGTTCCAGAGCGCTTTTGCCGTCAATTGATGGCCGAGATACTTATCCCTGA